The following coding sequences are from one Lysinibacillus sp. FSL W8-0992 window:
- a CDS encoding YezD family protein, whose protein sequence is MVDKREENINLALDNVRQILNTVNHGSITLIVQNFYVVQIEKKEKIRLR, encoded by the coding sequence ATGGTAGATAAGAGAGAAGAAAATATCAATCTAGCATTAGATAATGTCCGACAAATTTTAAATACAGTTAACCATGGTTCGATTACATTAATTGTACAAAATTTTTACGTTGTACAAATTGAAAAGAAAGAAAAAATACGACTTAGATAA
- a CDS encoding assimilatory sulfite reductase (NADPH) flavoprotein subunit, producing the protein MKLQVINSPFNEEQVKLLNELLPNLTGEQKIWLNGYLSALLATIDTNVVEEAKLSVVPTTKSVTLLYGSQTGNSQGLAEKYAAALKANDVEVTVTSLAKFKPNNLKKITNLLLVVSTHGEGEPPDQAIQFYEFLHSKRAPKLEHLHFSVLALGDSSYEFFCKTGQDFDAQFEKLGATRIVPRTDCDVDYDEPAAKWFTDVQQALLEHTDTAIKTEQTQILEGDATYSRKNPYYAEVLENINLNGRGSEKETRHIELSIEGANFQFQPGDSIGILPENDETLVHALITALQFNPQAQVTVSDEAMQLKDALQKKLEITVLSKPLLQKISAFTVHKKFAKLCESSTAWKDYARGRDLVDIAEDFAPFTWDAQQFVDLLRKIPVRLYSIASSQLANSDEVHLTIGKVSYETNGRVRFGVCSGSVAGRVNIGDTLPIYVHKNPNFRLPEQADTPIIMIGAGTGVAPYRAFLEEREELGIEGKSWLIFGDQHFMTDFLYQTDWQRWLASGTLVQMDIAFSRDTDKKIYVQHKIEEKAQAFYEWLEQGAVIYVCGDKKSMAADVDQTIRHIIEQQGNKTPEEAKAYINDLKQQKRYQRDVY; encoded by the coding sequence TTGAAACTGCAAGTAATTAACAGTCCTTTTAATGAGGAACAGGTGAAACTTTTAAATGAGCTTCTACCTAATTTAACAGGAGAACAAAAAATTTGGTTAAATGGTTACTTAAGTGCGTTACTAGCAACCATTGATACAAACGTAGTAGAAGAAGCAAAATTGTCAGTTGTCCCAACAACGAAATCAGTAACACTGCTATATGGTTCACAAACAGGAAATAGCCAAGGCTTAGCTGAAAAATATGCAGCTGCGTTAAAAGCCAATGATGTTGAGGTGACAGTCACATCTTTAGCGAAGTTTAAGCCGAATAATTTAAAGAAAATAACGAATCTATTGCTCGTAGTAAGTACGCATGGTGAAGGGGAACCACCCGATCAAGCAATTCAATTTTATGAATTTTTACACAGTAAACGTGCACCCAAACTTGAGCATCTGCACTTTTCCGTATTGGCATTAGGCGATAGCTCATATGAATTTTTCTGTAAAACAGGTCAGGATTTTGACGCGCAATTTGAAAAGTTAGGCGCAACACGTATTGTTCCACGAACAGACTGTGATGTTGATTACGATGAACCTGCTGCCAAATGGTTTACGGATGTTCAACAGGCATTATTAGAGCATACAGATACAGCGATTAAAACGGAGCAAACGCAAATTTTAGAAGGAGATGCTACATATTCCCGTAAAAATCCGTATTATGCTGAAGTATTGGAAAACATCAATTTAAATGGTCGTGGCTCTGAAAAAGAAACGCGTCATATCGAGTTATCAATTGAAGGAGCGAATTTTCAATTTCAGCCTGGAGATAGCATTGGTATTCTTCCAGAAAATGATGAAACATTAGTGCATGCATTAATAACAGCATTACAGTTTAATCCACAGGCACAAGTAACTGTATCTGATGAGGCAATGCAATTAAAAGATGCGCTTCAGAAAAAGTTAGAAATTACGGTTTTATCAAAGCCTCTTTTACAAAAAATTAGCGCATTTACGGTGCATAAAAAATTTGCAAAGCTATGTGAAAGTTCTACAGCTTGGAAGGACTATGCAAGAGGACGGGATTTAGTAGATATCGCTGAAGATTTTGCTCCATTTACTTGGGATGCTCAACAATTTGTTGACCTTCTTCGCAAAATACCAGTTAGACTTTATTCCATTGCAAGTAGCCAATTAGCAAATAGTGATGAAGTCCATTTAACAATAGGAAAAGTAAGCTATGAAACGAATGGCCGAGTGCGTTTTGGGGTGTGTTCCGGTAGTGTTGCAGGGCGCGTCAATATTGGTGATACATTGCCGATTTATGTTCATAAGAACCCGAACTTTAGATTGCCAGAACAAGCTGACACACCAATTATTATGATTGGCGCTGGTACAGGAGTTGCGCCATATCGTGCATTTTTAGAGGAGCGAGAGGAATTAGGTATAGAGGGCAAATCTTGGTTAATTTTTGGCGATCAGCATTTTATGACGGATTTCCTTTATCAAACAGATTGGCAGCGTTGGCTTGCCTCAGGAACATTAGTTCAAATGGATATAGCCTTTTCTCGTGATACAGATAAAAAAATATATGTCCAACATAAAATCGAGGAAAAGGCACAAGCATTTTATGAATGGCTTGAGCAAGGGGCTGTTATTTACGTATGTGGCGATAAAAAATCGATGGCTGCTGATGTTGATCAAACAATCCGTCACATTATTGAGCAGCAAGGGAACAAAACGCCTGAGGAAGCGAAAGCTTATATCAATGATTTGAAACAGCAAAAACGCTACCAACGTGACGTTTATTAG
- a CDS encoding sulfate/molybdate ABC transporter ATP-binding protein, producing the protein MSIQIQNVSKKFGSFQALQDVSIDIQSGELVALLGPSGSGKTSLLRVIAGLEASDVGEILFDGQTITNRHPKERNVGFVFQHYALFRHMTVFDNVAYGLKVRPRKTRPSKAEITDKVMTLLRLVKLENFSDRYPTQLSGGQRQRVALARALAVEPKVLLLDEPFGALDAKVRKELRRWLRKLHDDFQITSIFVTHDQEEALDVADRIVVMNNGKIEQIGSPDEVYTHPKSPFVYDFLGNVNLFKGRLHNGKLTHGEFAIDVPDTHAHTQDDAVGYVRPHDIQIEKTAVSGTVPAQISHIHLLGPIVQIELRRLDIDEFLEAELTKDQFTNLQLKVGDNVFVRPKQLKVFIPEDFSI; encoded by the coding sequence TTGAGTATACAAATACAAAATGTATCAAAGAAATTCGGTTCCTTTCAAGCACTGCAAGATGTATCCATTGATATTCAATCTGGTGAATTGGTAGCACTGCTCGGTCCATCTGGCTCTGGCAAAACGTCTTTACTTCGTGTGATTGCAGGACTTGAAGCCTCCGATGTTGGCGAAATATTATTTGACGGTCAAACGATTACGAATCGTCATCCGAAAGAACGAAACGTAGGCTTTGTTTTCCAACATTATGCGCTTTTTCGCCATATGACTGTTTTTGATAATGTAGCTTATGGGCTGAAAGTACGGCCACGTAAAACAAGACCATCCAAAGCAGAAATAACCGATAAAGTAATGACATTACTACGACTTGTTAAACTAGAAAATTTCTCGGATCGTTATCCAACTCAGCTATCTGGTGGGCAACGTCAACGTGTCGCACTCGCTCGCGCTCTCGCTGTCGAACCTAAAGTACTTTTATTAGATGAACCATTCGGTGCACTTGATGCTAAAGTGCGTAAGGAATTACGGCGGTGGTTGCGAAAGCTACATGATGATTTTCAAATAACGAGTATTTTTGTGACGCATGACCAAGAGGAAGCGCTTGATGTGGCTGATCGAATTGTCGTGATGAACAACGGTAAAATCGAGCAAATTGGCAGTCCAGATGAAGTTTACACCCACCCTAAAAGTCCATTTGTCTATGATTTCTTAGGTAATGTTAACCTCTTTAAAGGGCGTTTACATAACGGAAAGCTGACACATGGAGAATTTGCCATTGATGTGCCAGACACGCATGCTCATACACAGGACGATGCTGTAGGCTACGTTCGCCCACATGATATACAAATTGAAAAAACAGCGGTGTCAGGCACTGTTCCTGCTCAAATAAGCCATATACATTTGCTAGGACCAATTGTACAAATTGAACTGCGCCGTCTTGATATTGATGAATTTTTAGAGGCAGAGCTGACAAAAGATCAGTTTACAAATCTTCAACTAAAAGTAGGCGACAATGTATTTGTACGACCAAAGCAATTAAAAGTATTTATTCCAGAAGATTTTTCTATTTAA
- the cysW gene encoding sulfate ABC transporter permease subunit CysW codes for MDQSTVIEPIAPESHIATAKPAALQEPRIVRYVLTFIALAFLACFIVLPLVSIFITAFQKGADVYFDAITHPDALAAIKLTLTVVAIAVPLNAIFGIMAAWTLTKFNYKGKNLLLTVIDLPFAVSPVIAGLVFILLFGAQGLFGNWLFANDIKIVFALPGIVLATIFVTLPFVARELVPLMQAQGTSEEEASISLGANGFKTFWYVTLPNIKWGLFYGLILCNARAIGEFGAVSVVSGHIRGMTNTMPLHIEILYNEYQFSAAFAVASLMSVLAIITLIIKDIVAWKSKSV; via the coding sequence ATGGATCAGTCTACGGTAATCGAACCAATTGCTCCTGAATCACACATTGCAACGGCAAAGCCCGCTGCCCTACAGGAGCCTCGTATTGTTCGTTATGTATTAACATTTATTGCGCTTGCTTTTTTAGCATGTTTTATCGTTCTTCCTCTCGTATCAATTTTTATAACAGCCTTTCAAAAAGGAGCAGACGTCTATTTTGACGCAATTACCCATCCAGATGCATTAGCTGCTATAAAATTAACCTTAACAGTAGTGGCAATCGCAGTTCCTTTAAATGCAATCTTCGGCATTATGGCAGCTTGGACACTAACGAAATTTAACTATAAAGGGAAAAATCTATTACTTACAGTGATTGACCTACCTTTTGCTGTGTCACCAGTTATCGCAGGTTTAGTGTTTATATTGCTATTCGGTGCACAAGGTCTGTTTGGGAACTGGCTATTTGCTAATGATATTAAAATTGTTTTTGCTTTGCCGGGCATTGTACTTGCTACTATTTTTGTCACATTGCCCTTTGTAGCAAGAGAGCTCGTGCCATTAATGCAGGCACAAGGGACATCGGAAGAAGAGGCCTCTATTTCTCTTGGGGCTAATGGCTTTAAAACCTTTTGGTATGTCACATTACCCAATATTAAATGGGGATTATTTTATGGTTTGATATTATGTAATGCTCGTGCAATTGGCGAATTCGGAGCAGTTTCTGTTGTATCGGGTCATATTCGTGGTATGACGAATACAATGCCGCTTCATATCGAAATTTTATACAATGAATATCAATTTTCAGCAGCCTTTGCTGTTGCGTCATTGATGAGTGTGCTAGCTATTATTACGCTTATTATAAAAGATATTGTTGCTTGGAAATCAAAATCAGTTTAA
- the cysT gene encoding sulfate ABC transporter permease subunit CysT, protein MSSLTLKKKPARVIPGFHLSLGYTMLYVSLLVLLPLAMIFIQTMSLSWAEFVTIITDPRAVASYKLSFGTALAAGLLNVVFGTIIAWVLVRYHFPFKRIIDGLVDLPFALPTAVAGIALTSLYAPNGWIGQFFDFKIAFTPLGIIIALTFIGLPFVVRTVQPVLQNISTEVEEASASLGASRLQTVIKIIFPELAPAILTGFSLAFARALGEYGSVVFIAGNMPMKTEITPLIIMTKLEQYDYAGATSIAAVMLITSFVLLFTINLIQWLANRRFVH, encoded by the coding sequence ATGAGTAGCCTAACATTAAAAAAGAAGCCGGCACGAGTTATTCCCGGCTTCCATCTTTCTCTTGGTTATACAATGCTATACGTTAGTTTGCTTGTGCTCTTGCCTTTAGCAATGATTTTTATTCAGACGATGTCCTTGAGTTGGGCTGAATTCGTGACAATTATAACCGATCCACGTGCAGTTGCCTCCTATAAGCTCAGTTTCGGCACAGCACTAGCTGCTGGTTTACTTAATGTTGTCTTTGGCACCATTATCGCTTGGGTACTCGTGCGTTACCATTTTCCGTTTAAGCGCATCATTGACGGTCTTGTAGATTTACCATTTGCTTTACCTACAGCAGTAGCAGGAATTGCTCTAACATCTCTTTATGCCCCGAATGGTTGGATAGGTCAATTTTTCGATTTTAAAATCGCTTTTACACCACTTGGTATCATCATTGCACTAACCTTTATTGGACTTCCATTTGTAGTGCGCACCGTGCAACCTGTTTTACAAAACATTAGTACTGAAGTCGAAGAAGCCTCAGCAAGTCTTGGAGCATCAAGGCTCCAAACAGTCATAAAAATTATTTTCCCTGAACTAGCACCTGCCATTTTAACAGGCTTTTCGTTAGCCTTTGCACGTGCCCTAGGGGAATATGGATCAGTTGTCTTTATTGCTGGGAATATGCCGATGAAGACGGAAATTACACCGTTAATCATTATGACAAAGCTTGAACAATATGACTATGCAGGCGCTACTTCTATTGCTGCCGTCATGCTTATTACATCATTTGTCTTATTGTTCACCATTAATTTAATACAGTGGCTGGCAAATCGTCGCTTTGTACATTAG
- the cysI gene encoding assimilatory sulfite reductase (NADPH) hemoprotein subunit, with product MTGKIILPPQPGTPSDVERIKSDSNYLRGTLERTMNDPLSSGIPEDDNRLMKFHGSYLQDDRDLRNERQRQKLEPAYQFMVRVRTPGGAATPAQWLVMDEMARKYGNGSLKLTTRQAFQVHGILKWNVKKYMQEINDVLLDSLAACGDVNRNVMCNVNPNQSSLHEEIYNWSAKLSEHLLPRTRAYHELWLDGEKVVDSQEEEIEPIYGAQYLPRKFKIGMAIPPSNDVDVYSQDIGLIAIIEEDQLVGFNVVVGGGMGMSHGDHETYPQLARIIGFITPDKLLETSEKIITIQRDYGNRSVRKNARFKYTIDARGLDWFKAELHRRLGWELQEERPFTFERTGDEFGWIKGADGNWHYTLFIQNGRIKDFEDYELLTGLREIAKVHSGDFRLTPNQNLMISNVSQQKKKQIAALIEQYKLTDGAHYSALRRNSIACVSLPTCGLAMAEAERYLPSLITKIDTIIDEAGLHDTEIVIRMSGCPNGCSRAAMGEIGFIGKGPGKYNMYLGASFTGNRLNKIYRENIGEEEILAELRPILLHFAKDRLDGEHFGDFVIRAGYVSAVFDGREFHN from the coding sequence ATGACTGGAAAAATTATTTTACCTCCACAACCTGGGACACCTAGTGATGTAGAACGTATTAAAAGCGATAGTAATTACTTACGTGGGACACTTGAACGGACTATGAATGATCCGTTAAGCTCAGGAATTCCTGAGGATGATAATAGATTAATGAAATTCCACGGAAGTTACTTACAGGATGACAGAGATTTGCGAAATGAACGGCAGCGTCAAAAGCTAGAACCAGCGTATCAGTTTATGGTCCGAGTAAGAACACCTGGTGGGGCTGCAACACCTGCACAGTGGCTTGTAATGGATGAGATGGCAAGAAAATATGGCAATGGCTCATTAAAATTAACGACACGTCAGGCATTCCAAGTACATGGCATTTTGAAATGGAATGTCAAAAAATATATGCAAGAAATTAATGATGTTCTGTTAGATTCACTCGCTGCATGTGGGGATGTGAATCGAAATGTGATGTGTAATGTCAATCCGAACCAATCGTCATTACATGAGGAAATTTACAATTGGTCAGCAAAGTTAAGTGAGCATTTATTGCCAAGAACTCGTGCCTATCACGAGCTATGGCTTGATGGTGAAAAAGTAGTAGATAGCCAAGAGGAAGAAATTGAGCCTATTTACGGTGCACAATATTTACCGCGTAAATTTAAAATCGGTATGGCAATTCCACCAAGCAATGATGTCGATGTTTATTCCCAAGATATCGGTTTAATTGCAATCATTGAAGAAGACCAGCTAGTGGGCTTTAATGTAGTTGTTGGAGGAGGCATGGGAATGTCACATGGTGACCATGAAACATATCCACAGCTTGCTCGTATTATTGGCTTTATTACACCTGACAAATTGCTTGAAACGTCGGAGAAAATTATTACGATTCAGCGTGACTATGGTAATCGTTCAGTTCGTAAAAATGCACGTTTTAAATATACAATTGATGCGCGAGGACTCGACTGGTTTAAAGCAGAATTACATCGTCGTTTAGGATGGGAACTACAAGAGGAACGTCCATTTACATTTGAACGTACTGGTGATGAATTTGGATGGATCAAAGGTGCTGATGGCAACTGGCATTACACATTATTTATTCAAAATGGGCGAATTAAAGATTTTGAGGATTACGAGCTGTTAACTGGTTTACGAGAAATTGCCAAAGTGCATAGCGGAGATTTTCGTTTAACACCAAATCAAAACTTAATGATTAGCAATGTATCGCAACAGAAGAAGAAACAAATAGCTGCACTTATTGAACAGTATAAGTTAACAGATGGTGCGCATTACTCAGCACTGCGCCGCAATTCAATTGCTTGTGTATCGTTACCTACTTGTGGTTTAGCAATGGCAGAGGCAGAGCGTTATTTACCTTCACTCATTACGAAAATTGATACAATTATTGATGAAGCTGGTTTACATGACACCGAAATTGTTATTCGTATGTCTGGTTGTCCAAATGGCTGCTCACGTGCAGCAATGGGCGAAATAGGCTTTATCGGCAAAGGTCCAGGTAAGTACAATATGTATCTTGGCGCTAGCTTTACAGGTAATCGTTTGAATAAAATTTATCGTGAAAATATAGGGGAAGAAGAAATTTTAGCGGAGTTACGGCCAATTCTTTTGCATTTTGCAAAGGACCGTTTAGATGGTGAGCATTTCGGAGACTTTGTTATTCGTGCGGGCTATGTGTCAGCAGTCTTTGATGGACGAGAATTTCATAACTAA
- a CDS encoding sulfate ABC transporter substrate-binding protein, with amino-acid sequence MKKRKHIFQSFVLLSGLTLMLTGCNSTSTDNDTSTEDTKKSVELLNVSYDPTRELYDEFNKDFIAKWKDETGQDVKIHQSHGGSGKQGRAVIDGQEADVVTLALAYDIDEIAQARDLLNKDWQTEFENNSTPYTSTIVFLVRKGNPKAIQDWSDLTKDDVSVITPNPKTSGGARWNYLAAWGFAAKLYNNDEKQIKDFMKALYSNVEVLDSGARGATTTFVERKIGDVLIAWENEAYLSLNELGEDEFEIVTPSLSILAEPPVAIVDKIVDKKGTREVAEAYLQHLYSDIGQEIAAKNYYRPRNEEILAKYQDQFPKLELISIDDFGGWAEAQSKHFKDGGTFDEIYVPQ; translated from the coding sequence GTGTAATAGCACATCCACAGACAACGATACAAGTACGGAAGACACAAAAAAGTCAGTTGAGCTACTAAATGTTTCTTATGATCCAACGCGGGAGCTTTATGATGAATTTAATAAAGACTTTATCGCAAAATGGAAGGACGAAACAGGTCAAGATGTGAAGATTCATCAATCACATGGTGGCTCTGGTAAACAAGGGCGAGCGGTCATTGATGGTCAAGAAGCCGATGTTGTGACACTAGCACTTGCCTATGATATTGATGAAATCGCCCAAGCTCGCGATCTGCTAAACAAAGACTGGCAAACTGAATTTGAAAATAATTCTACACCCTACACTTCTACAATTGTCTTTTTAGTACGAAAAGGCAATCCAAAAGCAATACAAGATTGGAGTGATTTAACAAAAGACGATGTATCAGTCATCACACCAAACCCAAAAACTTCAGGTGGTGCACGTTGGAATTACTTAGCTGCATGGGGGTTTGCTGCAAAGTTGTATAACAATGACGAGAAGCAAATAAAGGATTTTATGAAGGCGTTGTATAGCAATGTAGAGGTACTTGATTCTGGGGCTCGCGGCGCTACGACGACGTTTGTTGAACGGAAAATAGGTGATGTGTTAATTGCTTGGGAAAATGAAGCTTATTTATCACTCAATGAATTAGGGGAAGATGAATTTGAAATCGTTACACCTTCATTGAGTATTTTAGCAGAGCCTCCTGTTGCAATTGTTGACAAAATTGTAGATAAAAAAGGGACGCGCGAAGTGGCAGAAGCATACTTACAACATTTATATAGCGATATTGGGCAAGAAATTGCTGCAAAAAACTACTATCGACCACGCAATGAAGAAATATTAGCAAAATACCAAGATCAATTTCCAAAGCTTGAGCTCATTTCAATTGATGACTTTGGCGGTTGGGCAGAAGCACAGTCCAAGCATTTTAAAGACGGTGGCACGTTCGATGAAATTTACGTTCCACAATAA